The Salvelinus alpinus chromosome 29, SLU_Salpinus.1, whole genome shotgun sequence region gaaaaaatatatatgtttaatccattttaagttcaggctgtaacaccgcAGCATCCTTGTACACAGACCTGAGATCATCTTTTCTCTACTTTTGGTCCAGTGTTCAACCTTCTAAACTGATCTAAGATCATCTTTTCTCTCCTGTTTGTTCAGTGTTGAATGGCCACAGCAAGTCGCCCCGGGACAGCCCCAAGCCCAGAGGGAAGGAGTGGGTGCAGGTGAGGGAGCGCAGTGAGAGGGCCGAGGCCCGGAGGGAGCAGGCCCTCAGCCAGCCAGAGGCCACAGCCAGGGGCCACACATTACCCAGAGGCCACACTACCAATGGACTGCCTCACAGGAGGGCTGCAGAGGAGCCCCGCAAGCAGGTACTGCATCTATACCTGAACAGTATGCTTGGTTGATTTGGCTAATATGTAACTCTATAACGGTCATAAAGATGGCTGACCAGCATGCTTCAGTAACCACCAGGCGAGAGCAGACATTATCATTAGACGAGCAGTAATGTGTGACGACGATGAACGATGACATATTATTAATACAGTAACGTAACAGCAGCATGCTCtgtgtgaaatccctgagctccTTTCCGCTCCTGCCTTTGAAACACAATCATTACACAGACGCAGTCTGCTACTATATTTACTACTGGAGCTGGGCTGTGAAAGCTGCCTTCCTGTCCAAGAAGGAGCTCTGCTAAGGAGGAGGGGATGACGGGAGGAGGGAGAGTACCTTTGGCCCAGTTTAAAATACACATTGTGGTTCTGACAGTTACATGAGCTAATCAGAGGGGAGCACTGGGGGCTTTGCCTCTCGTCAGAGAGAGCAGCATCATGACCGGCAGCTCGGCTCCCCCAGACGGCCGGTACACCGGAGCCGGGCCACGCTGTCTCATGTTGATGCCGGGCCTGTCAGTTTTAAGTGCCGCCAACTGACTAATTAAGGAACAATGAATCTCAATGAGCAGGGGAGAGCCAAGACAAACTACGCTGAAGTGATTGGCCTTTGTTCTagccctctgccctctctgctttctgtctcggtctctcgctctctctgtctgtctctctgtgtgtgtgctcatgtgtTATACTGGCAGATTCACCGTCCTTGGCAACAGAGCTCCAATCATGTTGAGGCATTCACATTTTTAGTCTTCTGATATTAACTGTGAGAGTGCAGCAGCAGGCCGATATCCAATCCCCTGGCCGATAGCAACGTGATCATGATCCCTAGTCTGTGGAAGGGAATCAGCCATAGTTCAAATGATTATCATACAAGAACCCAATGGCCCTGTTATACAGCATTTAGTTAGCGCAAGCCAGACTAATGATATTCTGTGAAATCTGAACTGAGGGATATTATTTGGTCAGGAAAATTGAGCTGCTGCTCCTGTCTCCTGTTGACCTTTGTCTCGGTTTAAAAGTCATCATGCTGAAGACTATTCATGTAGACAGACCTCGAAGAACATCTTTTCAGCCATCACATTGATGTGCTTGTTTTTATGTACTTTTGAGTGCTACattgtttgtgtttttttttataagTGTGTCTGTTTCTCTATGCGCTGGTAGAGTTACGGTTTACTCTTCCTGATCCAGTCTTTTCAAATTGGTTGCTGAGCTCTAGATCTCTTCCTATGGGCTGCTGAGCTGCAGTGGATCCAGTCTGTTCCTATGAGCAGCTGATTTGCTGTAGGTCCGTTCTCTTCCTATGGGCCGCTGAGCTGCAGATGTTCCGTGTTAATCTTCCTGCCATCCTGCAGATGGACTATAGCAACACATGATGTCATCCTGAGCCATCCCCTgccacccccctcctctctttccactcACATGCGACCAAAATCCACTTCAGAGAGTTGGCTGTGGTTCTGttctctcttgctccctcactctttctccctctccctcgcttaCTCTGTCTGTTTCCTGTAATGATTTTAATTTATTTCTCACCAGTCTTTCGGTGCCTTCTACAGGGGCCTTCACCTTCTCTACATGGGCCTTCACCTTCTCCACAGGGCTGGGATGTAgctcgtcttctctctctcgctcctctctgtcTCAGACCAGACTATTACAGAGCAAAGGCCGCTGCTCACATGCACGCCAACCCTTGAGAGAGAGTTGTACAGCAGAGTAGAGCCAGTGAGCACTCTAGTGGTGAAACTAAAGTAGACAACCACCACCCAGCCTGCTGTGCCTTTGTCAGCATATCTGTTCGATCACAGCTGGCCCACTGGCTCTCTGTTTCTATTCTTTTGGTCGTGAAGGTAAAATTGATGAGTTTGAcccttaaaacctctctgggatatgtggaacgctagcgtcccaactggccaacatccagtgaaaatgcagagcgccaaattcaaataaattaatataacaatttaactttcatgaaatcacacatacaatacaccaaattaaagctacacttgttgtgaatccagccaacgtgtcagatttcaaaaaggctttacggcgaaagcaaacgatgctattatctgaggacagcaccccagcaaacaaacagacaatcatatttcaaccctccaggcgtgacacaaaacgcagaaataaagatataattcatgccttacctttgacgagcttcttatgttggcactccaatatgtcccataaacatcacaaatggtccttttgttcgattaattccgtcgatatatatccaaaatgtccatttatttggcgcgtttgatccagaaaaacaccggttccaactcgcgcaacatgactacaaaatatctcaaaagttacctgtaagctttgtccaaatatttcaaactactttcctaatacaactttaggtattttaacgtaaataatcgatacaatttaagacgggattaactgtgttcaataccggaggaaagcaAAGTGGAGCGTGcttttcaggtcacgcgcctctatcaaagagtacacttctctctaccctcgttctgaacagtgctacttcttaatttctcaaaggaaaaacctcaaccaatttctaaagacttgacatccagtggaagcgataggaactgcaagaaagtcccttagaaatctggattcccaatgaaaacccattgaaaagagtgacctaaaaaaaaagattctgaatggtttgtcctcggggtttcgcctgccaaataagttctgttatactcacagacatgattcaaacagttttagaaactgcagagtattttctatccaaatctgcatattttagcttctgggcctgagtggCATTCAGTTTACTTTGTACACGCTTTTCATCTGGatatgaaaatgctgccccctatcccaaataaGTTTTTAAGCAAGGTGTTTAAATTCTGCAGACAGAAGTCTTGAGAATCTGATGTTGTCTTTGGTTATAGCCCTATCCCTCTAGAGTTGAGAATCTGATGTATTTGTTGAATCTCTGGCATTGTGCTGCTTTGAGACCCTGGCAGACATCACGCTGCGTTTAGCCACTCTGCCATCCATCACTCTGGCCTGCTGGGGCGACGGggttcgctctctctcgcgctcgctcctcctctcgctctctctctctctcgctcctttctctctgtcattctctgtaTTTTTCCACTATTGAGGGGAGCAGGATTTATGAAGGGGGTCACATTTCACTCCCCTTATCTTTTAATAGCCTCTCTTTGTGTTGGCTGCACCTGATAGGAGTACAATACAGCTGCAGCCCTGCTTCTAATGCAGAGGCGTTCAGGGGGCAGCAGAGGGAACTGAGAGGGAGACAACTCTGCTTCTTCCGCTGGTGGGTCTGGATGGCTTTATTTCCCCAGCTGCGTTTAGCCAGTGAGGTCCCCGATGTAACTTAAGCTACCTACATTTCAGAGCTCACATGTTCAGCAGGGGTTCTCAGATCTGCAGGAAACAAAACTTTTATTTGAGGCATTAAAGGCGAATTAAAGAGCTTAAGGAAACTATACCAAATAAAACGGGCTTCATGTGCTGGGATAGAGTTTCAAGTAGTAACCTTTTTTTATGTAGTGTTCTCTACATACAGCAGTTGGCTCTAAAATTAAAGCCTCACTCCTATTAGGGACGGGGTGGCTTTTTTCAGCTGTTGTTGAAGCTAACAttgtttagttttttgccctGTGAGAAGAGTGTTTGTCTACAATAGCAGATTTAAAAGTACAACAACCTGTGTATAGGCTTCATTGTATAGCAgcagttttttaaatgtttgcttaCTAGTTTTTACTTCTTCAATGTGAAGCCACAgctccagagggagagagagtgtgtgtgttagaacaCAGAACCACTGCACAGAATGTTTATGAACAAATGTTTCtgatctcccgctctctctctctcgttctctctctcactctcaggtCTTTAAAGTGAACGGCGTCACACGGGTGTCCCAGCCAGGCGTGCACACGGCCGGTGCCCAAAAAACGAAAGACTTCAGACTGCCGTCCAAAACTGTGAAGGGCCAAGTCACATACACCAAAGCAAAACGAGAACTGGTCAAGAAAACCAAACTGAACCACCGCAAACACAGCACTGCTGCTTCCCATAGAGCCAATAGCAACAATCACCACCGCCACCAGCGACTCCCCCTCTCCAACTCAGGAAAAGCCCAGAATAGCAAAGCAAAAACACGCAAACAGGTGTTATTATCCAATGGGGTGTACAAGGTGGCTAACGGGGGCGGTGTGCGCCTCAACGGTCGCCTCTGTGCCAAGCAGGAGGTGGGCAGGCAGGGGCGTGAGGGGCTGAGGAACTCCAAGCGGAGGCTGGAGGTGGCGGTAGCAGCCATCGGGGCGGTGGCTGACTCCCAGGGTCAGCTGGTCATCCTGGAGAATAACCCCAACCCTAAGAAGACAAAACAGCACCAGACCAGCCCTCTGGAAACACGCAGTAAGAAAGCCTGTCAGGACAAGACCTTGGTCCCCAACGGACACATCGTCATGGAAACCACCCCTCCCCCGACCCTGCTAGCCCCACCCCCTCCACCGACTCCTCCCGCCACACCACCAGCCAATCCAGAGCCAGAGCGCCAGCGGCCCAAGCGGGCGTCAGCCGGCAAGCTGATGTTCATCAGACAAGCACAGCAGCGGGCGCAGGttgcctctaaccctaaccacaaccGCTCAACTACCTCAGAATCCCCTTGCCACACTTCTGGACACAACCCTGGACACATCACTCACAAACCAGCAGAGCCCCGGCCTGACAGGGAGtgggaaagggagaaggagagggagagagagagggcagagaggagtAGGGTGAGCTGGGCGGCGTTGGGTGAGGCGCCAGTGTTCTGTCCCACCCAGCGGGAGTTCCAGGACCCCCTGGTGTACCTGGACTCTGTGCGGGAGGGGGCAGAGCCCTGCGGACTTTGTCGTGTGGTTCCCCCGGCTGACTGGCGCCCAGAGTGCAAACTGAACGATGAGATGCGCTTTGTGACCCAGGTGCAGCGCATCCACAAGCTGGGCCGTCGCTGGGGCCCCAACGTACAGAGGCTAGCCTGCATCAAGAAGCACCTCAAATCTCAGGGCATCACCATGGAAGACCCCCCGCTCATCGGTGAGTCTAACTCATAGACTGTCCCTACTTTACCAGCCACACACACCCCTAACCCGATCCCCCTGGTCGTTGGTTAGTCTCAGACAGTCAAACACACTCATATAGGCTGGACGAATGTCGCAAAACAAATCTCTTTAGCAAACATTGGGTCTCGAAGGTATTGACAATCCAATAAAATGTTTGTTGCGTTCCACCAATGGTATCTGGTATTTTTACTGCAGATGTCAATAACAATATTCAGATGTAAGTCTGTGAGGCAGTAAAACCACAACCTAGCAAGTTGCCTGACACCTTAGATTTCTCACTCAGCAGCTTGATGTGTTTTTAAACTGACTGGGCTCTGAAAGAGGCTGTTTATCTGACTGAAATAAATGTTTGAGTCTGTATAAGAATGCGGCCGATGTTGTGCTATCATTACCGAAGAAGTGTTAAACTCATGGCCATTGACCCTCAcccattcctctctccccaggCGGCTGTGGGGTTTGGGTTAGGCTTAACCCTGTATCTGACCCCATCTCCCTCTATTCCTCCAGGTGGCTGTGAGGTGGACCTGGCTCGGTTCTTCCAGCTGATTAATGACATGGGCGGCATGCAGCAGGTGATGGACCTGAAGAAGTGGAGTAAACTGGCTGATCTGCTGCGGATCCCCAAGTCAGCCCAGGACCGTCTAGCCAAGCTGCAGGAGTCCTACCTCCAGTACCTGCTGTCGTATGACTCTCTGTCCCCCGAGGAGCACCGACGCCTGGAGAGGGAGGTGCTGCAGGAGAAGGAGGGCTTGGAACGCCTCAGGGGGCCCCTGGAGGGCCACACAGAGAGGAGCCTGGTCGTGCCGCGCTACGAGCCTAAGAACGGGCTGGCCGGCAGTCTGGTGCAGCGCAGCAACGGTCAGCTGTGCAGCCGGCTGAAGGAGCTGGACACTCAGCAGCTGAAGGTGGGACGCCGGAGGCTGTTCGCTCAGGAAAAGAATAATGGGGACAAGACACAGCaggatgaagaggaggcggaTATGGAGAAAGGCGTTCTCAGTGACCAGCACAAGTGTATTTACAAGGTGAGGACCGGGCAACAACAATGCACATCCTTTTTAAAACTGCGTTTTTGTTCATTCCTCTCATTCCTCTCACGCCTCACACGTTATCTAGTTCCAGTCCTGCCTGCTCTATTCTGTTGTTTTAGCTGATGGAATGTAGGTCAGTGCTGAGCTGGCTGAAATGGAACCACAGACAGCAGGCCTCTGCTTCTCTACTCCACATcgctctgctctgccctgccctgcctctctctgtgtTAACACTGCCCACACTTCggcctacacacacatacagttgaagtcaaaagtttacatacacttaggttggagtcattaaaacttgtttttcaacctctccacaaatttttggttaacaaactatagttttggcaagtcggttaggacatctactttgtgcatgacacaagtcatttttccaacaattgtttacagacagattatttcacttataattcactgtatccagtgggtcagaagtttacatgcactatgttgactgtgcctataaacagcttggaaaatttcagaaaattatgtcattgctttagaagcttctgataggctaattgacatcatttgtgtcaatttgaggtgtacctgtggatgtatttcgaggccgaccttcaaattcagtgcctctttgcttgacatcatgggaaaatcaaaagaattcagCCAAAACCTTAGGGAAAAAAtgggagacctccacaagtctggttcatccttgggagcattttccaaatgcctcaaggtaccacgttcatctgtagaaacaatagtacgcaagtataaacaccatgggaccacgcagccgtcataccgctcaggaaggagacgcgttctgtctcctagagatgaatgtactttgctgttgttctgggattgatttacacttttcgcaccaaaggcccttgtgaagatgctcgaggaaacgggtacaaaagtatctatatccacagtaaaacaagtcctatatcgacataacctgaaaggccgctcagcaaggaagaagccactgctccaaaaccgccaaaaaaatgccagactacggtctgcaactgcacatgggtacaatgattgtacttttttgagaaatgtcctctggtctaatgaaactaaaatagaactgtttggccataatgaccattcttatgtttggaggaaaaggggggaggcttgcaagccgaagaacaccatcccaaccgtgaagcacgggggtggcagcatcatgttgtgggggttgcttcaggagggactggtgcacttcacaaaatagatggcagcatgaggcaggaaaattatgtggatatattgaagaaacatctcaagacaacagtcaagaagttaaagcttggttgcaaatgagttttccaaatggacaacgaccccaagcatacttccaaagatgtggcaaaatggcttaaggacaacaaagtcaagctctgacctcaatcacaaagccctgacctcaatcctataggtaatttgtaggcagaactgaaaaagcgtgtgcaagcaaggaggcctacaaacctgactcagttacaccagctctgtcaggaggaatgggccaaaattcacccaacttattgtgggaagcttgtggaaggctactcgaatcgtttgacccaagttaaacactttaaaggcaatgctaccaaatactaattgagtgtatgtaaacttctgacccactgggaatgtgatataAATGAATatataaagctgaaataaatcattctctactattattctgacttttcacattcttaaaataaagtggtgatcctaactgacctaagacagggaatttaggattaaatgtcaggaattgtgaaaaactgagtttaaatgtatttggc contains the following coding sequences:
- the LOC139558538 gene encoding protein Jumonji-like isoform X2, whose protein sequence is MSKERPKRNIIQKKYDDIDGIPWSEERDVRKVLYLSLKEFKTAQKRQLGDGTKYTNGSHARGQLNGLGQKGHKADGLRLQSTNGSSEYSEDGPAKKRPRLQAQRKFAQSQPNSPSTTPVKVSDTALPAPSAHIRDISRRKPKTEDFLTFLCLRGSSALPSNMAYFGSSQDEDELDDDDEEEYEDVKPDISVASTSCQSTPRKGKPPGKHAVNGHVLNGHSKSPRDSPKPRGKEWVQVRERSERAEARREQALSQPEATARGHTLPRGHTTNGLPHRRAAEEPRKQVFKVNGVTRVSQPGVHTAGAQKTKDFRLPSKTVKGQVTYTKAKRELVKKTKLNHRKHSTAASHRANSNNHHRHQRLPLSNSGKAQNSKAKTRKQVLLSNGVYKVANGGGVRLNGRLCAKQEVGRQGREGLRNSKRRLEVAVAAIGAVADSQGQLVILENNPNPKKTKQHQTSPLETRSKKACQDKTLVPNGHIVMETTPPPTLLAPPPPPTPPATPPANPEPERQRPKRASAGKLMFIRQAQQRAQVASNPNHNRSTTSESPCHTSGHNPGHITHKPAEPRPDREWEREKERERERAERSRVSWAALGEAPVFCPTQREFQDPLVYLDSVREGAEPCGLCRVVPPADWRPECKLNDEMRFVTQVQRIHKLGRRWGPNVQRLACIKKHLKSQGITMEDPPLIGGCEVDLARFFQLINDMGGMQQVMDLKKWSKLADLLRIPKSAQDRLAKLQESYLQYLLSYDSLSPEEHRRLEREVLQEKEGLERLRGPLEGHTERSLVVPRYEPKNGLAGSLVQRSNGQLCSRLKELDTQQLKVGRRRLFAQEKNNGDKTQQDEEEADMEKGVLSDQHKCIYKGKSVSLTNFFRIARNTMTMCFNKEPGAAEVEQEYWRIVEQRHCHVAVHYGKVDTNTHGSGFPVGKSEPFSKHGWNLTVLPNNSGSILRHLGAVPGVTIPWLNIGMVFSTSCWSRDQNRLPYIDYLHTGADCIWYSVPAEEKVKLDKVVHTLLQANGTPGLEMLERNIMISPEVLCREGIKVHRTVQQSGQFVVCFPGTFVSKVCCGYSVSETVHFATPQWMNLGYEASKDLKCRHIAKPFSMEKLLYQIATAESKRENGHLLTTISALLKDLRNIEMRQRQELYEAGLLSSARYGTHDNNLVPGDGRKKPRKWLALESSERRCQTCQHLCYLSMVVQENENVVFCLECALRYVENHKSCRGLKMMYRYDEEQINSLVKQVCGKALEKTTEKCNAASPFKPPPKRGPRKRATVEVSLSRLSSHLSPAAVS